A single genomic interval of Spirosoma linguale DSM 74 harbors:
- a CDS encoding hypothetical protein (KEGG: ngk:NGK_1616 TonB) — protein sequence MNRITFENEDEIRVKSLAGAIIINVILVALLLLVNLSQTVPNPPPIEFVEVNFGTDARGSGRIQTYNKASDSPNPVDVKAADKRPNPKVNTTPRVEKTRVTPSPKVEDVKPAKTATEKPIIASKSESPVTTPERPEPKRVESAKPTAPVERPAPPAPPKKVETVNNDALFKKSSGGGGSNGTVGKASGTGGNNNGDDASGVGDKGNPNGKIDAKALYGTPGGSSSGVNFDVSGWSLASRPSISDDSDETGKIVFKITVDGEGEIIRVQTQQTTVSPSVVEVYRKAVQRLRLRPKGGATPPTASGTITFIIKSKD from the coding sequence ATGAACCGTATTACCTTTGAGAATGAGGATGAGATCCGGGTAAAGTCCCTGGCTGGTGCTATTATCATCAACGTGATTTTAGTCGCCCTGCTATTGCTGGTCAACTTATCCCAGACTGTTCCCAATCCGCCCCCCATTGAGTTTGTAGAGGTTAATTTTGGTACCGACGCCCGTGGCAGTGGACGTATTCAAACCTACAATAAAGCGTCAGACTCCCCTAATCCGGTGGATGTTAAGGCCGCTGATAAACGACCAAATCCAAAGGTAAACACTACGCCCCGAGTAGAAAAGACCCGCGTTACCCCGTCACCAAAGGTGGAGGATGTAAAACCGGCCAAAACCGCTACGGAGAAACCAATTATTGCCAGTAAATCGGAGAGTCCCGTTACGACGCCCGAGCGCCCTGAACCCAAGCGGGTTGAATCCGCTAAGCCAACGGCTCCGGTAGAGCGTCCAGCTCCTCCGGCCCCGCCCAAAAAGGTGGAGACGGTCAATAACGACGCCCTGTTCAAGAAATCATCCGGTGGAGGAGGTTCCAATGGAACGGTTGGGAAAGCCTCCGGAACAGGTGGTAACAATAATGGTGACGACGCCAGTGGGGTAGGTGATAAAGGCAACCCTAATGGGAAGATCGATGCCAAAGCACTCTATGGTACTCCGGGGGGGAGCTCTTCCGGTGTGAATTTTGATGTCTCGGGTTGGTCTTTGGCCAGCCGTCCCAGCATCAGTGATGATTCGGATGAAACGGGGAAGATCGTTTTTAAGATAACCGTAGATGGGGAAGGTGAAATAATCCGGGTTCAAACCCAGCAGACAACGGTTAGCCCGTCGGTAGTAGAAGTGTATCGGAAAGCGGTGCAACGACTGCGTTTGCGGCCAAAAGGGGGCGCAACACCACCAACCGCAAGCGGTACCATAACATTTATCATTAAGTCAAAAGATTAA
- a CDS encoding histidine kinase (PFAM: ATP-binding region ATPase domain protein; histidine kinase A domain protein~SMART: ATP-binding region ATPase domain protein; histidine kinase A domain protein~KEGG: geo:Geob_1825 PAS/PAC sensor signal transduction histidine kinase), which translates to MNEVIEFFQQLANVNDWPPRWYCGRWTDFHGWLYIVSDLTIWLAYMAIPLILIRFILVKKGVPLSGVFVLFGAFILLCGLTHLLDAIMFWWPAYRINALIRFCTAMVSIATVLALIRYFDEAVGLRTSKEYDRELSFRQQAMQELTRSNEELQQFAYIASHDLQSPLKTIVNYLTLLESKHGEKLDTDAVRLINVSTAAAERMRVLINDLLDFSRVGTDIDFQTVDLNEVLAEILEEHQTEIRSTGASVDVGPLPTIRAHRTDLKQVFQNLVTNGLKYRRADVVPHIRIRATDEGSQYRFTVSDNGIGIDSKYYDRVFQIFQRLHGRNEYPGTGIGLATCKKVIDIYGGQIGLNSTVGVGSTFYVVIPKVIKTSQHYAQTHSLYPVN; encoded by the coding sequence ATGAACGAAGTTATCGAGTTTTTTCAGCAACTCGCAAATGTTAACGATTGGCCTCCCCGCTGGTATTGTGGTCGATGGACAGACTTTCACGGCTGGCTTTATATAGTATCTGACTTAACCATCTGGCTGGCCTACATGGCTATCCCACTCATTTTAATCCGATTTATACTAGTCAAAAAGGGCGTACCCCTATCCGGTGTTTTTGTACTGTTTGGTGCCTTCATTCTCCTCTGCGGCCTTACCCACTTGCTCGATGCAATCATGTTCTGGTGGCCCGCCTATCGAATCAATGCCCTGATCCGTTTTTGTACCGCCATGGTATCCATTGCAACCGTTCTGGCTCTGATCCGGTACTTCGATGAAGCCGTTGGGCTGCGTACATCAAAAGAGTATGACCGCGAGTTGTCATTTCGTCAGCAGGCTATGCAGGAGCTTACCCGCTCTAATGAAGAACTTCAGCAGTTTGCCTACATTGCATCGCATGATTTACAGTCACCGCTCAAAACAATCGTTAACTACCTTACACTACTGGAAAGTAAACACGGAGAGAAACTGGATACGGACGCTGTCCGATTAATCAATGTGTCGACAGCGGCTGCCGAACGGATGCGGGTGCTGATCAATGACCTGCTCGACTTTTCCCGCGTTGGTACCGATATCGATTTTCAGACGGTGGACCTCAACGAGGTTCTGGCCGAAATCCTGGAGGAGCACCAAACCGAAATACGGTCGACCGGGGCTTCGGTTGATGTGGGCCCCCTCCCTACAATCAGAGCCCACCGAACCGATTTGAAACAGGTATTCCAGAATCTTGTTACCAACGGACTTAAGTATCGACGGGCAGACGTTGTTCCCCATATTCGAATACGGGCCACCGACGAAGGAAGTCAATACCGGTTTACGGTCAGTGATAACGGGATTGGCATCGATTCAAAATACTATGATCGGGTATTCCAGATTTTTCAGCGGCTGCACGGTCGGAATGAATACCCCGGAACGGGCATTGGTTTGGCTACCTGTAAGAAAGTAATCGACATTTATGGCGGACAGATCGGACTCAACAGTACGGTAGGTGTGGGCTCAACATTTTATGTAGTAATTCCAAAAGTTATCAAGACAAGTCAGCATTATGCCCAGACCCATTCACTGTATCCTGTTAATTGA